The genomic stretch ATATTGCTTCTGCTCGTATCCCTGGCGCCGGACCGGTCAAGGGTGTTATCGGTGGTACCAAACTGGGTGCTGCGGCACTCGCAACGTTGAACCTGGCCACGCGTGCCGCGGACTATGCACTTCCTGGTGGTGGCTGGCTGATCCGAGGTGGAGTCAAGGTTGTTGATCTGGGATTGGAGCAGATCCAGAAACTTCGTTCCAAAACCTCTATTGACCTCACCGACACAGCAGCACCGGGGCCAGTGAAACCGGGGCCGCTCACTCCCAGCGGACACACCCCCAGTGGCCACGGCGGCACTCCCCCACACACCACCACCAGCAACGGCGGCGGGGGTGGTGGTGTGTCGAAGTCTTCAGGACCGGGCCCTGACTTCCAACCACCCCACTCCCCTACCGGAGCGAGGCTGAACCCCCTCCACGGCCTAAACCTAGACGCCAACAACCCCACCACCACCGGCACCGGTAGCGGCTCCGCTGTGGGCACCGGTTCCGGTCACAACAACACCGGCCATGGGTCTGGTGCAGGCAGCGGTGCAAGTCATACCGGCACCACCAGCACAGGAACCGGCACCGGCACCGGCACCGGTTCCGGTACAGGTAGCGGCTCCGGTGCGGGCACCGCAGGCAGTAGTGGCGCAAGCCATGGCGGCACCAACAGTGGTAGCCCGCAACCCCACGCAAACACCGGCACCAGCAACGGTTCCGGAAACAGTACGGGCGCCACCAGCACCAGTAGTGGCTCTGGGCACGCCAACACAAGCACCAGCACCGGCACTGGCTCCGCTGTGGGCACCGGTTCCGGGCACACCAGCACCGGCCATGGGTCTGGTGCAGGCAGCGGTGCAAGTCATACCGGCACCAGCAGTGGTAGCCAACAACCCCACATCAACACTGGCAGCAGCTCCGGCACCGGTACTGGCTCCGCTGTGGGCGCCGGTTCCGGTCACAACAGCACCGGTCATGGGTCTGGTGCGGGTAGTGGTGGTGCAGGTCATAGTAGTGCGAACAGTGGCGCTAGCCAGCAGCCCCACGTGAACACCGGCAGCGGTCCACGTCCTGACCCGCTGATCGAGAAACCACGACCCCACCACAACCCAGAAAACAACCCCACCAGCAACGGCGATACGGAATCCCCTACCAGCGGGAAGAACCCCGAACACCCCCACCCAAAGGATCTATCAACCCCAACAACCAGGAACAATAACGGGGACACCCCACACACCCACCACGACCAGGAACACACCGGCCCCTCCAGTCGCGGGAACCCCCACGTACATGACGGCGATTCCACACCAACCAACAACCACAACCCACCCACCAAACCCAGCCACTCCACTGATCCCGACCATCCCACCAGCCCGGAACACCCATCCCAGGCTGGTGACGGGTCGTCTCCTACAGGACAGAACACCAGCCCTGATGCGTCGAAGTTGCCTGATCCACCCACCGTGGAAACCTGGGATGGCAAAGAGATTCCAAACACACTACGCCCGGGCCAGGCCAAAGAAAGATTCGGAGTCGACTACACCGACGCGGATGTGAAACACGCCTACGACAACGCATTCGACCCAGTGAAGGGGGAACATGTTGACCCGCGTACCGGGGAACCACTCGTAGAGACCACCCGTGATGGACGAGGACGCGGCTGGGAGATGCGCTACGACCCAGCCACCAAGGATTGGAGTGCCTGGAACAAAGGCGACGGCTACGGGCGTGCAGGGAAACCTGTCGCGTTCCCCGACTACGATCCAGCGGTAGGGAAGACCTACTCCTCTGGTGATGGCCTGGCTCCCGGAGACCCCCATCCACACACCCCGCCCGAAACCCACAACCGAGCCACCGGAACACCAGGCGTGGAACACGTGAACCGAGGCAACACCAACGGCAAGGAGAACCCGAAAATAGAAAACTGGTTGAAATACCAGGAACAAATCACCGGCTGGAAACGCAACAACAAAGGCGAAATGCCCGAATACACACGCTACGACTCAAATGGCGAACCTGTGCGTATCGACGGGCGCACGTGGCGGGGACAACCCCCACAAGAAGTCTACCTCGACGCGAAACGCGGATACCAACGCGTCTACTACGACCCCACCCACACCAAAGGCATGCAACAACAGCTGATTGATGAGGCGAAGAGGCAACGCAGGGTACTTCCCCCCGGTGCTAAACTGGAATGGCACATCTCCTCCAGAGAAGGAGCCGACGCCATCAGCAGGATCCTGGAAGACGAAGGTATCTACGACGTTGATGTGATCTACACTCCTGAAAGGTGACCACGAACATGACCCACGATCTCGATGACATTTCCACACGCGGGTGTTGGACACGCCTCAACGAAA from Arachnia propionica encodes the following:
- a CDS encoding Tox-REase-5 domain-containing protein, which codes for MGNFAKNTWDGFKAMAGIGADGSWSWENASNAWVGVGDFALSVWVAKNPVVAAGVTLLGGKDGAQWVADRYKVVAKAVSGMVGFDLDAHLEGRDGFHKWKKDGAVSAVTESVLNIASARIPGAGPVKGVIGGTKLGAAALATLNLATRAADYALPGGGWLIRGGVKVVDLGLEQIQKLRSKTSIDLTDTAAPGPVKPGPLTPSGHTPSGHGGTPPHTTTSNGGGGGGVSKSSGPGPDFQPPHSPTGARLNPLHGLNLDANNPTTTGTGSGSAVGTGSGHNNTGHGSGAGSGASHTGTTSTGTGTGTGTGSGTGSGSGAGTAGSSGASHGGTNSGSPQPHANTGTSNGSGNSTGATSTSSGSGHANTSTSTGTGSAVGTGSGHTSTGHGSGAGSGASHTGTSSGSQQPHINTGSSSGTGTGSAVGAGSGHNSTGHGSGAGSGGAGHSSANSGASQQPHVNTGSGPRPDPLIEKPRPHHNPENNPTSNGDTESPTSGKNPEHPHPKDLSTPTTRNNNGDTPHTHHDQEHTGPSSRGNPHVHDGDSTPTNNHNPPTKPSHSTDPDHPTSPEHPSQAGDGSSPTGQNTSPDASKLPDPPTVETWDGKEIPNTLRPGQAKERFGVDYTDADVKHAYDNAFDPVKGEHVDPRTGEPLVETTRDGRGRGWEMRYDPATKDWSAWNKGDGYGRAGKPVAFPDYDPAVGKTYSSGDGLAPGDPHPHTPPETHNRATGTPGVEHVNRGNTNGKENPKIENWLKYQEQITGWKRNNKGEMPEYTRYDSNGEPVRIDGRTWRGQPPQEVYLDAKRGYQRVYYDPTHTKGMQQQLIDEAKRQRRVLPPGAKLEWHISSREGADAISRILEDEGIYDVDVIYTPER